A single genomic interval of Asinibacterium sp. OR53 harbors:
- a CDS encoding bifunctional YncE family protein/alkaline phosphatase family protein yields MKRSALFLVGFALSVQGIFSQDLAGLSKHRIMLPNGWALTPVGKSLRLGDLPLNIATSASGKWAAVTNNGQSTQTIQLINTIDDKISDSIIIPKSWGGLVFSEDEKSLYASGGNDNWVLEYAIRNGKLSTVDTFKLGSPWPVKISVTGIAVDNARHLLYAVTQKDNSLYVVDMRSHRIVQKFSLGAEGYTCLLSKDKSRLYISVWGGKKMLIYDCKNQTFIRTIPVGDHPNDICLSKDEKWLYVANAGDNTVSVIDLRKGQVTETLNAALFPASLIGSTTNSVALSKDEKTLYVANADNNCIAVFDVSKHGSSVSKGFIPTGWYPTCVRVVNRKIYVANGKGFSSFPNPYGPNPVGRGQTVVLHGGDPAPAPKVQYIGGGLMMGTMSIIPEPASVQLSVYSQAVYQNTPYRKSKELNNDSVKAGNPIPAAVGLPSPIKHVFYIIKENRTYDQVLGDIKEGNGDRNLVLFGDSITPNQHALAKEFVLLDNFYVNGEVSSDGHNWSMGAYATDFLEKNWPTSYGARGGTEISSGMHPLGNSSVGYIWDQANRYGVTYRTYGEFANRDKAYPYVPVLKDHASPYFDGMNMTIRDTLRERAWEREFDSLIAAGALPQLMTVRFGNDHTEGTKAGRPTPFAHVADNDLAVGMFIHHLSTSKVWNQTAVFILEDDAQNGPDHVDAHRSPAYVAGGFVRRQFVDHTMYTTASVLRTIELILGIPPMTQYDAAAEPMWRCFSNKPDSSVFTIRSCNVNLNDVNPSNTKLAAMSQALDFSKEDLVADQIMNEIIWKAVKGERAIVPSPVRAAFLKPFKKVDND; encoded by the coding sequence ATGAAAAGAAGCGCATTATTTCTTGTAGGATTTGCTTTATCGGTTCAGGGTATTTTTTCCCAGGATTTAGCAGGACTTTCGAAGCATAGGATCATGCTGCCCAATGGTTGGGCGCTTACACCTGTAGGTAAAAGTTTGCGACTGGGCGATTTGCCTTTGAACATTGCAACAAGTGCTTCCGGAAAATGGGCGGCTGTTACGAACAACGGGCAAAGCACGCAGACGATACAATTGATCAATACCATCGATGATAAGATTTCGGACAGCATCATCATTCCGAAATCCTGGGGTGGCCTTGTTTTCAGCGAAGATGAAAAAAGCCTGTATGCATCGGGCGGAAATGATAACTGGGTGTTGGAATATGCAATTCGTAATGGTAAATTAAGCACAGTAGATACGTTTAAACTGGGGAGCCCATGGCCGGTTAAAATATCTGTTACAGGTATTGCTGTTGATAATGCCAGGCATCTCCTTTATGCGGTAACCCAGAAAGACAATAGTTTGTATGTGGTAGATATGCGATCGCATCGTATTGTACAAAAATTTTCGTTGGGAGCGGAAGGGTACACCTGTTTACTATCAAAAGATAAGTCCAGGTTATACATCAGTGTTTGGGGGGGAAAGAAGATGTTGATTTATGATTGTAAAAATCAAACCTTTATCAGAACCATCCCTGTTGGCGATCATCCGAATGATATCTGTTTGAGTAAAGATGAAAAGTGGCTGTATGTGGCTAACGCAGGCGATAATACCGTATCGGTGATTGACCTGCGCAAAGGCCAGGTTACTGAAACATTGAATGCAGCACTCTTTCCTGCTTCTTTGATAGGATCTACTACCAACAGTGTGGCTTTAAGCAAAGATGAAAAAACATTGTACGTGGCCAATGCAGATAATAATTGCATTGCAGTGTTCGATGTTAGCAAGCATGGCTCTTCGGTTTCAAAAGGGTTTATTCCCACAGGGTGGTATCCTACCTGTGTGCGTGTGGTAAACAGAAAAATTTATGTTGCCAACGGAAAGGGATTTTCTTCTTTCCCCAACCCATATGGCCCTAACCCCGTAGGCAGGGGACAAACAGTGGTTTTACATGGAGGTGATCCTGCTCCTGCCCCGAAAGTGCAATACATTGGTGGCGGGTTGATGATGGGTACCATGAGTATTATCCCGGAACCTGCTTCCGTGCAATTGTCTGTTTATTCGCAGGCAGTTTACCAGAATACGCCTTATCGTAAAAGCAAGGAATTGAACAACGACAGCGTCAAAGCCGGTAACCCTATTCCTGCAGCGGTAGGATTGCCTTCGCCGATAAAACATGTTTTCTATATCATTAAAGAGAACCGTACGTACGACCAGGTTTTGGGCGATATAAAAGAAGGCAATGGCGACAGGAACCTTGTTTTGTTTGGAGATTCAATCACGCCCAATCAGCACGCGCTCGCGAAAGAGTTTGTTTTATTAGATAATTTTTATGTAAACGGAGAAGTGAGTTCTGATGGACATAACTGGAGTATGGGCGCCTATGCAACGGATTTCCTCGAGAAAAACTGGCCCACAAGTTATGGTGCGCGCGGTGGAACGGAAATATCGTCGGGCATGCATCCATTAGGAAATAGCAGTGTTGGGTATATATGGGACCAAGCGAACAGGTATGGCGTTACTTACCGTACTTATGGAGAGTTTGCCAACCGCGATAAAGCATATCCCTATGTTCCTGTTTTGAAAGATCATGCCAGTCCGTATTTTGATGGAATGAATATGACCATCAGAGATACTTTAAGAGAGCGGGCATGGGAGCGTGAATTTGATTCTTTGATTGCTGCCGGCGCATTACCTCAATTGATGACCGTTAGATTTGGTAATGACCACACCGAGGGAACCAAAGCGGGAAGACCTACTCCATTTGCGCATGTTGCCGATAATGATCTGGCTGTTGGTATGTTTATACACCACCTTAGTACAAGCAAAGTGTGGAATCAAACAGCCGTATTTATTTTGGAAGACGACGCGCAAAATGGTCCTGATCACGTAGATGCACACCGTTCGCCTGCGTATGTAGCGGGAGGATTTGTTAGAAGACAATTTGTAGATCATACCATGTATACAACAGCTTCCGTGCTTCGAACAATTGAATTGATCCTGGGTATTCCGCCCATGACGCAATACGATGCAGCAGCAGAGCCTATGTGGCGTTGTTTCTCCAATAAGCCCGACAGTTCAGTTTTTACAATTCGTTCTTGTAATGTAAATCTCAATGATGTAAACCCATCAAACACCAAACTCGCTGCGATGTCGCAGGCATTGGATTTTTCCAAAGAAGACCTGGTAGCAGATCAGATCATGAATGAGATAATATGGAAGGCTGTAAAAGGGGAGCGGGCGATTGTTCCATCTCCGGTTCGGGCAGCATTTCTCAAGCCGTTTAAAAAAGTGGATAACGATTAA
- the hutH gene encoding histidine ammonia-lyase produces the protein MSYNYLPLDRKWLHFQQVKNLLDFNQLVSITFDAHERIVACREYLDKKMAAENALFYGINTGFGFLQNVKIDAGQIEQLQYNLLVSHACGLGEEVPRDIVKLMLMLKIKSLSYGHSGVQIDTVKRLMDMYNNDVLPVIYTQGSLGASGDLAPLSHLSLPLIGLGEVYHEGVKKPTAAVMQLLKWEPIHLQSKEGLALINGTQFMSAYGLYCLKKAEHLLQMADLVSALSFDAFDCITEPFDEHIHAVRAHKGQVTTAAQLRKYLQGSTISQRSKQQVQDPYSFRCIPQVHGASKDAFDHVLNIFLREINSVTDNPNIFPDDDLIVSGGNFHGQPLALALDYLAIAMSELANISERRTYQLISGQRGLPLFLVKDPGLHSGFMIPQYTAAGIVSENKQLCTPASVDSISSSNNQEDHVSMGANAATKCLRVVQNVEKVLAIELLSAAQALEFRRPAASSAPVEDLVAGLRKEVSFNKEDRVLHDDMTKTITFLNNYPLPA, from the coding sequence ATGAGCTATAACTATTTGCCGCTCGACCGTAAATGGCTGCATTTTCAACAAGTCAAAAACCTGCTCGATTTCAACCAATTGGTTTCCATCACCTTTGATGCCCACGAAAGGATCGTCGCCTGCCGCGAATACCTCGATAAAAAAATGGCCGCCGAAAACGCCCTTTTCTATGGCATCAATACCGGCTTTGGCTTCCTGCAGAATGTAAAGATCGACGCCGGGCAAATAGAACAACTACAATACAACTTATTGGTCTCGCATGCATGCGGATTGGGCGAAGAAGTGCCCCGTGATATCGTTAAGCTGATGCTGATGCTCAAGATCAAATCGCTCAGTTATGGCCACAGCGGCGTACAGATAGACACCGTTAAACGGTTGATGGATATGTACAACAACGATGTGTTGCCCGTTATCTATACACAGGGATCACTCGGCGCTTCGGGAGACCTGGCGCCGCTCAGTCACCTCAGCCTGCCATTGATTGGCTTGGGTGAAGTGTATCATGAAGGCGTAAAGAAGCCAACAGCAGCAGTAATGCAGCTATTGAAATGGGAGCCTATTCACCTGCAAAGCAAAGAGGGATTGGCACTGATCAATGGCACCCAATTCATGAGCGCTTATGGATTGTATTGTTTGAAGAAAGCAGAACACCTGCTGCAAATGGCCGACCTCGTAAGCGCACTTTCTTTCGACGCTTTCGATTGTATCACAGAACCATTCGATGAACACATCCATGCAGTGCGTGCACACAAAGGACAGGTAACAACAGCGGCACAACTACGCAAATATTTACAGGGCAGCACCATCAGCCAACGCTCCAAACAGCAGGTGCAGGACCCTTATTCTTTCCGTTGCATACCACAGGTACATGGCGCTTCCAAAGATGCCTTTGATCATGTGTTGAATATATTCCTGCGCGAAATCAATTCCGTTACCGATAACCCCAATATATTCCCCGACGACGACCTCATTGTAAGTGGTGGTAATTTTCACGGACAACCACTGGCGCTGGCGCTCGATTACCTGGCCATCGCCATGAGCGAGCTGGCCAATATTTCGGAAAGAAGAACTTACCAGCTTATCAGCGGTCAACGCGGACTGCCCCTTTTCCTGGTAAAAGACCCCGGATTGCATTCCGGATTCATGATACCGCAATACACGGCCGCCGGTATTGTTAGTGAGAACAAACAATTGTGTACGCCGGCATCGGTGGACAGTATTTCTTCATCCAATAACCAGGAAGACCACGTGAGCATGGGCGCCAATGCCGCTACCAAATGCCTTCGCGTAGTGCAGAATGTTGAAAAAGTATTGGCCATTGAACTGCTGAGCGCCGCACAGGCCCTGGAATTCAGGCGGCCTGCAGCCAGCTCGGCCCCTGTAGAGGATTTGGTGGCCGGTCTGCGCAAGGAAGTCAGCTTTAATAAGGAAGACCGCGTATTGCACGATGATATGACCAAAACCATCACATTCCTCAATAACTATCCGTTGCCTGCCTGA
- a CDS encoding glutamine--tRNA ligase/YqeY domain fusion protein: MSEERNLNFIEEIVEADLKSGKHASIMTRFPPEPNGYLHIGHAKSICLNFGLAKKYGGKTNLRFDDTNPVTEETEYVESIKDDVRWLGFEWANERYASDYFEQLFEFAILLITKGLAYVDDSTSDEIANQKGTPTHPGVENQYRNRSTEENLKLFNEMRDGKYKDGEKVLRAKIDMASPNMHMRDPILYRIKHAHHHRTGDKWCIYPMYDFAHGQSDSIENITHSICTLEFIPHRPLYDWLIEKLGIFPSHQYEFARLNMTYTVMSKRKLLQLVNEGYVSGWDDPRMSTISGMRRRGYTADAIRDFCERIGVAKRDNLIDVGLLEFFVREHLNKIALRRMVVFDPLRVVITNYAQEHELLPSENNPEDPEAGHRDIHFGKEIYIEREDFMEVAPKKYFRLAPGQMVRLKNAYIIQCNEVIKDAAGNITELHCTYIPESKSGADTSGIHVKGTLHWVSVAHAIEAEVRLYDRLFKVEDVGNADGDFKDHINADSLHVVQNALAEPALQNDPPDARYQFLRKGYYILDRDSAKDKLVFNRTVTLKDTWAKEVKKNN, encoded by the coding sequence ATGTCAGAGGAAAGGAACCTGAATTTTATTGAAGAAATTGTAGAAGCAGACCTGAAGAGTGGAAAACATGCATCCATCATGACCCGTTTTCCGCCTGAGCCCAACGGGTATTTGCACATTGGCCACGCCAAAAGCATTTGCCTGAATTTCGGCCTTGCTAAAAAATATGGCGGCAAAACGAACTTGCGTTTCGACGATACCAACCCTGTTACAGAAGAAACAGAATACGTAGAGAGCATCAAAGATGATGTTCGTTGGCTGGGTTTTGAATGGGCCAATGAACGCTATGCATCTGATTATTTTGAGCAACTGTTCGAATTCGCCATCCTGCTCATCACGAAAGGACTGGCTTATGTAGATGACAGCACCAGTGATGAAATAGCCAACCAAAAAGGAACACCCACACATCCGGGTGTTGAAAACCAATACCGCAACCGCAGCACGGAAGAGAACCTCAAACTCTTCAATGAAATGCGCGATGGCAAATACAAAGACGGTGAAAAAGTATTGCGTGCCAAAATAGACATGGCCAGTCCCAATATGCACATGCGCGACCCCATTCTCTATCGCATCAAACATGCACACCATCATCGTACGGGAGACAAGTGGTGTATTTATCCCATGTACGATTTTGCACACGGACAAAGCGATTCCATTGAAAACATCACGCACTCCATCTGTACCCTGGAGTTCATTCCGCACAGGCCCTTGTACGATTGGCTCATTGAAAAATTAGGAATATTTCCCTCACATCAATATGAATTTGCCCGTTTGAACATGACTTATACCGTTATGAGCAAACGCAAATTGTTGCAATTGGTGAATGAAGGATATGTGAGTGGGTGGGATGATCCCCGCATGTCTACCATCAGCGGTATGCGCAGAAGAGGGTATACGGCTGATGCCATCCGCGATTTCTGCGAAAGGATAGGAGTGGCTAAACGCGATAACCTGATCGATGTGGGATTGCTGGAATTCTTTGTACGTGAACACCTGAACAAGATAGCATTGAGAAGGATGGTGGTCTTTGACCCACTGAGAGTGGTGATCACCAATTATGCGCAGGAACATGAACTGTTACCCAGCGAGAACAATCCCGAGGATCCGGAAGCTGGCCACCGGGATATTCATTTCGGGAAGGAGATTTATATAGAGCGCGAAGACTTCATGGAAGTAGCCCCCAAAAAATATTTCAGGCTGGCACCTGGGCAAATGGTAAGACTCAAAAATGCTTATATCATCCAGTGCAATGAAGTGATCAAAGATGCGGCAGGTAATATCACCGAACTGCATTGCACTTATATCCCCGAAAGCAAAAGCGGCGCTGATACATCGGGTATTCATGTAAAAGGCACCCTGCACTGGGTAAGCGTTGCACATGCCATCGAAGCTGAAGTGCGTTTGTACGACCGTTTGTTTAAGGTAGAAGATGTGGGCAATGCAGACGGAGATTTCAAAGACCATATCAACGCCGACTCATTGCATGTTGTGCAAAACGCGTTGGCAGAACCGGCACTGCAAAACGATCCGCCTGATGCCCGTTACCAGTTCCTGCGTAAAGGATATTACATACTGGATAGAGACAGCGCAAAAGATAAGCTTGTCTTCAACAGGACTGTTACTTTGAAAGATACCTGGGCTAAAGAAGTCAAGAAAAACAATTAA
- the tilS gene encoding tRNA lysidine(34) synthetase TilS, translating into MLQSFNQHWKRTFPHLTPQNCRLLLAVSGGVDSVVLTHLVAQSGFNFRIAHCNFQLRGEESERDEQFVLALGKQYGKEVLIRRFDTGAFASARKMTIQEAARELRYAWFNTIREDSWLVTAHHADDNIETMLMHLFRGTGIKGLAGIQAIQEERALLRPLLPFRKQELLEYAREAKLDFVEDSSNSSDKYTRNFFRHQLIPGIREVFPQAEENILHTIEHLKEALQVYDQSIHLQLGKLIEKYGNEIHIPVLKWKQATPLHTLTREMLKPYGFTTAQTAEAIKLLDASNGSYLQSPTHRLIRNRKWMIIAENANEQAAHIIIEETDSEVRFAEKTLKIQSPKIKSQNISVPSTASEAFLDAAKISFPLLLRKWKQGDYFYPLGMQKKKKLSRFFIDLKLSATDKEKVWVLEMDKKIIWVIGYRIDDRFKIIDTTTDILQFKVS; encoded by the coding sequence ATGCTGCAATCATTCAACCAACATTGGAAGAGAACCTTTCCGCACCTTACTCCACAAAACTGCCGGCTGTTACTGGCTGTCAGTGGTGGGGTAGACAGTGTTGTATTGACTCATCTCGTGGCACAAAGCGGATTTAATTTCCGGATCGCGCATTGTAATTTTCAGTTACGGGGTGAAGAGAGCGAACGCGATGAACAATTCGTACTGGCGTTAGGTAAACAATATGGTAAAGAAGTATTGATCAGGCGATTTGATACCGGGGCCTTCGCTTCCGCCCGTAAAATGACTATACAGGAAGCGGCGAGAGAACTGCGTTATGCATGGTTCAACACCATCCGGGAAGATAGCTGGTTGGTAACAGCGCATCATGCAGATGATAATATTGAAACGATGTTGATGCACCTGTTCCGAGGCACCGGCATCAAAGGACTTGCAGGCATACAAGCCATACAGGAAGAACGCGCATTGTTAAGACCGTTGCTTCCTTTCAGGAAACAAGAATTGTTGGAATACGCCCGTGAAGCTAAATTGGACTTCGTAGAAGATTCATCCAACAGTTCAGATAAATACACCCGTAATTTTTTTCGCCATCAGTTGATTCCGGGTATCAGGGAAGTATTTCCGCAGGCGGAAGAAAATATCCTGCATACTATTGAACACCTGAAAGAAGCTTTGCAGGTTTATGATCAATCCATACATCTGCAATTGGGCAAGCTGATAGAGAAGTATGGCAATGAAATACATATTCCCGTGCTGAAATGGAAGCAGGCTACTCCTTTGCACACGCTTACCCGGGAAATGCTCAAACCCTATGGCTTTACTACTGCTCAAACAGCAGAAGCCATCAAATTGCTCGATGCCTCGAATGGCAGTTATTTGCAATCACCCACTCACCGGCTCATCCGCAACCGCAAATGGATGATCATTGCTGAAAATGCCAATGAACAGGCTGCACACATCATCATTGAAGAAACAGACAGTGAAGTGAGGTTTGCAGAAAAGACTTTAAAAATTCAAAGCCCCAAAATCAAAAGTCAAAATATCTCCGTTCCTTCCACTGCATCGGAAGCCTTTCTTGATGCCGCTAAGATCAGTTTCCCTTTGTTATTGCGTAAATGGAAACAAGGAGATTATTTTTACCCGCTGGGCATGCAAAAGAAGAAAAAGCTGAGCCGCTTTTTCATTGATCTGAAATTATCTGCTACTGACAAAGAAAAAGTATGGGTGCTGGAAATGGATAAGAAAATCATTTGGGTGATAGGATACCGGATAGACGACCGCTTTAAAATTATAGATACCACTACAGATATATTGCAATTTAAAGTAAGCTAG
- a CDS encoding antitoxin Xre-like helix-turn-helix domain-containing protein gives MNQTKAMDAVRKKFKNLGLKNNLEIVYSARKGIKPTIFYSFADVAKMTEQNLADLLHLHPRTIQNRRSQQKNLDPVEGEHLLKLIALFVKGEELFGSIDEFNSWLHKPSWQHKEKPSELLSTPGGTDLIADELERLVHGYAV, from the coding sequence TTGAATCAAACTAAAGCTATGGATGCGGTACGGAAGAAATTCAAAAACCTGGGATTGAAAAACAACCTGGAAATCGTTTATTCAGCCCGTAAAGGTATTAAACCAACCATCTTCTATTCTTTTGCTGATGTAGCGAAAATGACAGAGCAAAACCTGGCAGACCTGTTACATCTTCATCCGAGAACCATTCAAAATCGGCGTAGTCAGCAGAAAAACCTTGACCCTGTAGAAGGGGAGCATTTGCTTAAGTTGATTGCCTTGTTTGTAAAAGGCGAAGAATTGTTCGGCTCCATAGATGAGTTCAATAGCTGGTTGCATAAGCCATCCTGGCAGCATAAAGAAAAGCCCAGTGAACTGCTCTCCACTCCAGGTGGTACCGATCTGATTGCAGATGAACTTGAAAGACTTGTTCACGGGTACGCCGTATAA
- a CDS encoding RES family NAD+ phosphorylase, whose protein sequence is MLVYRITFKTFSSSLFAPGIEGRWNGAARKVVYAAESIPLAFMENMIRRKGAGFNDDFRIMVIEIPDSLGITIITPSDLADGWRNFRNYTKCQAIGNKWYDEGMTAVLQVPSAVLPEAHNYVMNSTHPDFAKIRLVSSIPLIPDERIEDILKKYRP, encoded by the coding sequence ATGCTTGTTTATCGTATTACATTCAAGACATTCAGCTCGTCTTTATTTGCTCCTGGAATAGAGGGAAGATGGAATGGGGCTGCACGTAAAGTAGTTTATGCGGCTGAGTCCATCCCGCTGGCGTTTATGGAAAATATGATTCGCCGGAAGGGGGCAGGGTTCAATGATGATTTCCGGATCATGGTCATTGAAATTCCCGATAGCCTTGGTATTACCATTATTACACCCAGTGATTTAGCGGATGGTTGGAGGAATTTCCGGAATTATACAAAATGCCAGGCCATTGGCAATAAATGGTATGATGAAGGAATGACGGCAGTGTTACAGGTACCATCGGCTGTTTTACCAGAAGCCCATAATTATGTGATGAATAGCACCCATCCAGATTTTGCAAAAATCCGATTGGTAAGTTCTATCCCGCTTATTCCGGATGAGCGCATTGAAGACATCCTGAAAAAATATCGTCCATAG
- a CDS encoding rhomboid family intramembrane serine protease, with the protein MRNTITAKRQNPYLTPMITVTIAILALTCVISFSAFSNEKVINDLIFDPTAINKRNQWYRFVTSGFIHADLMHLAFNMYSFYLFGDMVERAFVSVFDEKGKLLYAFMYLLALIVCLIPTYMQNRNNYLYRSLGASGAVSAVIFAGILLYPTLGMGIFPFPFHIPGFVFGPLYLILSAYLARKGHGNINHSAHLWGAIFGIVFVIVFSRAMSDFDAIGHFLQQVSGYFSK; encoded by the coding sequence ATGAGAAATACCATCACAGCTAAAAGACAAAACCCTTACCTTACTCCTATGATCACCGTAACCATCGCCATTCTTGCACTCACCTGCGTAATTTCTTTCAGCGCTTTCTCGAATGAGAAAGTGATCAATGACCTCATTTTCGATCCAACAGCCATCAACAAACGGAACCAATGGTATCGTTTCGTTACCAGCGGATTCATTCATGCCGATCTGATGCACCTCGCATTCAACATGTATTCTTTCTACCTATTTGGCGATATGGTAGAGCGTGCCTTTGTTTCTGTGTTTGATGAAAAAGGAAAATTGTTATACGCTTTCATGTACCTGCTGGCGTTGATCGTTTGCCTGATCCCCACTTATATGCAGAACAGGAACAATTATCTTTACAGGAGTCTCGGCGCTTCGGGGGCTGTGTCTGCCGTGATCTTTGCGGGCATTTTGTTATATCCTACTTTGGGTATGGGTATTTTCCCTTTTCCTTTTCATATCCCGGGCTTTGTATTCGGCCCGTTGTACCTGATCCTTTCGGCTTACCTGGCCAGGAAAGGGCATGGTAATATCAATCATTCTGCCCACCTCTGGGGTGCTATTTTCGGTATTGTATTCGTGATCGTTTTCTCCAGGGCCATGTCTGACTTCGACGCGATTGGACATTTCTTACAGCAGGTAAGTGGTTATTTCAGCAAGTAA
- a CDS encoding 23S rRNA (pseudouridine(1915)-N(3))-methyltransferase RlmH: protein MKLQLWSVGKAHEPYAHAGIEDFTRRLNKYFPAQWQLIAPPKNAASLNEHELKKAEAELVLLQLQKDDYLVLLDERGRQLSSPELAAFLQQRANESTRQLVFLIGGAFGVDERIRQRANFCWSFSKLVFPHMLIRLMLAEQLYRACTILRNEKYHHS, encoded by the coding sequence ATGAAACTTCAATTATGGTCGGTTGGTAAGGCCCATGAACCTTATGCACATGCGGGTATTGAAGATTTCACCAGGCGGCTCAATAAATATTTTCCGGCGCAATGGCAGTTGATTGCACCACCTAAAAATGCCGCCAGCCTGAATGAGCATGAACTCAAAAAAGCGGAGGCCGAATTGGTATTGTTGCAATTGCAGAAAGACGATTACCTGGTATTACTCGATGAACGTGGCCGGCAGTTGAGTTCACCGGAACTGGCTGCTTTCCTGCAGCAAAGAGCCAATGAAAGTACCCGGCAATTGGTTTTCCTGATCGGCGGGGCTTTTGGTGTGGATGAACGCATTAGGCAACGGGCTAATTTTTGCTGGAGTTTTTCGAAATTGGTATTTCCACATATGCTGATCCGTTTGATGCTGGCCGAACAATTGTATCGAGCCTGCACTATTTTACGAAATGAGAAATACCATCACAGCTAA
- a CDS encoding HAMP domain-containing sensor histidine kinase produces the protein MKIKYRITLLFTLVVTIILLIVCTSVYYLTNLNREKDFRKRLHNRALTTISLLTKVEGIDKDLMSKIDANMFFTIQEKSVIVYDEHDHEIYRHVDSTVDAETANGALLARVRSEGEYVYTDHRRTIVAIPYTRNHKSYVVLSSAFDLDGYAKLAQLKFILTLSFITGILATIVCGLLFSARLVVPIKKITNEVKEISSQNLSRRIDTIYEPKDELYELSSTFNDLLTRLQESFEIQRRFIANASHELSTPLTSISSQLEITLQNQRSAEEYRSVISSVYDDVKQLNQLTRSLLELAKASGSTDGMELSLVRIDELLMKLPSELRKTNKDYTVELHFNRFPDDEDKLLVFGNSDLLYSAIKNIALNACKYSEDHFAAVVLNFVSDELQVLISDNGPGISELDKQLVFQPFYRAKSTSQSQGFGLGLSLASRIIQLHKGRIAIEPGSPRGTRFIINLPVARAFHRLQA, from the coding sequence ATGAAGATCAAGTACCGCATCACTTTGTTGTTTACACTGGTGGTAACCATCATATTACTGATCGTGTGTACTTCCGTTTATTATCTTACCAACCTCAACAGGGAAAAAGATTTCAGGAAAAGATTACACAACAGGGCGCTTACCACCATCAGTCTCCTGACAAAGGTGGAAGGAATTGATAAAGACCTGATGAGTAAGATCGATGCGAATATGTTCTTTACCATACAGGAAAAAAGTGTGATCGTGTATGATGAGCATGATCATGAAATTTATCGTCATGTAGACAGTACCGTAGATGCAGAAACAGCCAACGGCGCATTGCTGGCAAGGGTGCGGTCCGAAGGCGAATATGTTTACACAGATCATCGCCGCACCATTGTTGCTATACCTTATACACGTAATCATAAAAGTTATGTGGTACTGTCTTCGGCCTTTGACCTCGATGGTTATGCCAAGCTGGCGCAGTTGAAATTCATTCTCACACTTAGCTTTATCACGGGTATATTGGCCACCATTGTATGCGGACTCCTGTTTTCTGCACGGCTCGTGGTTCCCATTAAAAAAATCACCAACGAGGTAAAAGAGATCTCTTCACAGAACCTCTCCAGGCGCATTGATACTATTTATGAGCCGAAGGATGAACTGTATGAATTATCTTCTACTTTCAACGACCTGCTTACCCGTTTGCAGGAGTCTTTCGAGATACAAAGACGATTCATTGCCAACGCTTCGCATGAATTGTCTACTCCCCTGACTTCTATTTCAAGCCAATTGGAGATCACACTGCAAAACCAGCGAAGTGCCGAAGAATACCGTTCGGTGATCAGTTCGGTGTACGATGACGTGAAGCAACTCAACCAACTTACCCGCAGCCTGCTGGAGCTTGCCAAAGCCTCGGGCAGCACCGACGGTATGGAGTTATCGCTGGTACGGATTGATGAACTGCTCATGAAATTGCCTTCCGAGTTGCGGAAAACAAATAAAGATTACACAGTAGAACTGCATTTTAACCGTTTCCCCGACGATGAAGACAAGCTGCTGGTTTTCGGCAACTCCGATTTGTTGTACAGCGCCATCAAGAATATTGCCCTGAATGCGTGTAAATACTCAGAAGATCATTTTGCGGCCGTGGTACTGAATTTTGTTTCCGATGAATTACAAGTGTTGATATCCGATAACGGGCCAGGCATCAGCGAGTTGGACAAACAACTGGTATTTCAACCTTTTTACAGGGCTAAAAGTACCAGCCAGTCGCAGGGTTTCGGACTGGGACTATCGCTTGCTTCCCGCATCATTCAATTACACAAGGGGCGTATAGCGATCGAGCCGGGCTCGCCCAGGGGCACGCGTTTCATCATCAACCTGCCCGTTGCACGCGCTTTTCACCGCTTGCAGGCATGA